The Anoxybacillus amylolyticus DNA segment CGGGTTCATGTCTTCTTTTTTGTCTCAATGTAAATTTATGTTATCGATTTTGCTCATCTACAGTAAATTTACGAGTACCAGAGGTATCAATAGAAAGATCGACTTTAACGGTTTTCAACGTCTCTTTTCTCAGAGGAATACTTCCATTAACGGATACTTTCTTCCACTCTTTTGGTCTTTCTTGATATAATGTCTCGGAAAGATTAAATATATCGATGTGGTGTGTCAACCCCCTCATATATAAATCCCTCACTTCTTGTTCCACTGTTTTTTTCGCTAGAGCAAGGAGTTGCTTCTCTGTTAACGGTTTCCTCAGTTCGATCAGGCTTCCTTTTGCTTTTATTTCTATCGTAAATTGAGGAAACGATGTGTTTTGTTTATAAGAAATTGTTGAAGTTGGACCAAGTACAACGATAGAAGCAACAACATTTCCCCCTTTTTTTACATAAATAGGAGTACGGGAAATATCTTTTTCAACCCAACGCATTCCTTTTAAATCGGAACGATTGATGCATGTTTGCAATTTATAGTGTTTTAAAAAGCAAATACCAGACACGGCTAACATCGGTTTTATTTTGTGGTTCTCCTCCCAATGTGTTTTTGAAATGGTAAGATAGGGAATTCGTACGGTTTTCCCGGGTTCATTTATATCCGCAACAAAACGATTTAGACGGATCGGGCGGATAAAGGAACTTTGCTCGAAAATTTCTATCGGATTAGCTAACAACGAAAAATAGACGGATGCTTGTAGTAATGGAACAGTAGAAAAAAGCTTATCCAACCGTTCTTTTGTTGCATACACCCAAAGTGTATGACGAATCTCATTATATCGGTCAAGTACATCAAACACATCTTCAAGGGGAGCCCGTTTTAATGCACGATCTGTAAAAACTATTGCTTTCACATGTCCCCATGACACCATTTGTTGAATGGAGGGATAAATGTTATCCGTGACAATGTTAAATGTTTTTCCTGTTGCCTTTCCAACAGTGGTATTGATTTTTTGTTGCCCGCCTCCTGCTTCCGCTTTAGCTAAGCCTGTAAAGCTAATGAGCTGAACATATACAATAAATTTATTATTTTTATAATCAATTCCAACTGAGTGAATATAGACAACATGGTCAATATTTTTTGTCCCCCAACATCCAGTCAATAGGAAAACAGAAAGAAGAAGGGGGACGATCCGTTTGAGCATTAGTTATCCTCCTTTTTTGGCGTGGTATCTTTCGGATGTAATAAACCTGCTCTTTTATTGAATTTTTTCCATGTATTAGGAATAATTACTTTTACTATATCCATGCTTGGTGGAGAGAGAGGTGCTAAATAGGGAACCCCAAATGTTGTTAAATTAGCCACATACGTTAATAAAAAAAACAGCGAAACGATAAATCCAAATAACCCAAAAACAGAAGAAAACACGAGCACAATAAACCGCAACAGTGTAACTGCCCCCGCTAAATTTTGATTAACTAACGTAAAGGTAGCAATTATAGAAATAGCTGTAACAACAAGGGTAGGAGGAGCAGCCAATCCCGCATCAATAGCGGCCTGACCAATAATAAGTCCACCTACAACCGATAATGTTTGCCCAACCGCAATTGGCAGTCGCATTCCCGCTTCTTTAAAAACTTCAAATAACCCAAGCATTAAAAACATTTCTAATGTGACAGGGAGCGGGACTCCCTGTCTTGAAAGTACAAGGGTTGCCAACAATGTAAAAGGAAGCTCATATGGATGAAAGGAGGTTAGGCAAACCCAGAAACCAGGTAAATAAATCGATACGGAAATCCCAAACAATCGCAATATTCTCTGAAATGCCACGAAAAAAAAGGCTGTATTATTATCTTCTGATGTATTTAATAAAAAGGTTAGATTTCCCGGACCTATCATAACCGTCGGGGTTCCATCTACCATAAGAACAAACCGACCATTTAATAAGCAATTGACAGCATAGTCTGCTCTTCCAGTATATCCGAACAAAGGAAATAAAGAGAAACGTTTGTCGCCGATTAGCTCTTCTAATTGGTTAGTGCTAGTAATCGCATCCATATTTAAATTTAAAATTCGTTTCCTTACCTCATCAATGATTTGTGTGTTTGCAATGTCTTTTACATATAATAAACCTACTTTTGTTTGGCTTCTTGTCCCGACAACAAACAATTCATACGCTAGTTGGTGTGATTTCATCCGTTTACGAATGAGAGCGACATTTTTTGAAATTTCCTCAATAAATCCATCTTTTGGACCGCGAATCGATACTTCTGTGTTCGGTTCTTCTGGAGTACGATTTGGTGGATTGGCTAGTGTTAACGAATATAAAACATCTGCTTCTTGAAAATAAATAAGCAAATCTCCATTAAACAAAAGATAATTGAGGTCATCAACCCGAACTTCCTTTCCCATTAGCTGCATCGGCATAAATTTGTTCGCCTCAATTTCTTCAACGGTTTGACAAGGATAGTTTCGGCACATATTATGAAACATTGGAAACACGACTTCTTTCAATTGTCTTGAATCACATAGTTCCTCACAATAAATAAACACCATCGTCATTGGGATATGGTTTCCCGTTTGAATAGTAGAAGTAAGAATAGCAACATCTTTGCAATACGAGTATAGTTGGCGTAGGGATTGTTCGGTGATTAAGATGGTGTGATTAGCGTTATGGTCATTAGTTTTTTGCTCATGTTTTGATGCTCGAACAGGAATTTGCATTACTATTCTCTCCTTGCTTTTATCGATGAAATGAGCGCTAATATAGCAAGTAAAAAAGACAGAAATAAGATGAGAAAAAGTGATAAAGGTAATACAGCTTTATTTAGCATATGTAGAAATGCATTGTCGCTAATAGGAACGAGCGAGGCCGCTAAAATAGCAAGGTATAGAACAATTAGCACCCAACGTCGTGACTGTTCATTGGTGATACCAAACAGTTCAGGAACTAAAGCGGTAGCAAGAGAAATCCGAACAAAAGCACCTGATAACCACTGATAAATAGAAAGAAAATCCATATGTTCAATGTATGTCCCTAAATTGATTAATCGCCATTGTTCAAATGCCGGGTAACGCAATTGCGCTGCTTTTATCGGTCCAAATTCAATAATCGCCCCGATTGTAGGGCCGATACTTAAACTCGCTGCTAAAAAAGCAAGTACTAACAACCCTAAAAATGGAAATTGGGGCTGCAACCGATGTTGCATAAATAAAATGATTAGAATTTCCGCATATCCAGCACCTGTATAAATCATTCCCTTCCAAACAGGATCCCAACCATTTTCTAAAATAGGCTTTAACAATGAATAATCTTTATGTGGAATAGTTGTAAACATCACAAAGACACCAAAAATAACAACAAAAGGCAATATAATGACCGATGTTTTAGCCACTGAAGGAATTCCCAAATAAGCGTTATAAAAGCAAAGAATCGACAATGTAAGAGAAATCGCCCAGTTTGGTGTAGCAGTTAAATAGGTAGTTGTTGTAAAGGTGACCGTATCTTTTAAAGTTACATAACTAATAGTGATTAGTAGTAGTGTTCCGAGAAACGCTACTAAATATGCAACAATAGTAGAAAATTCTGATTGTATCCATTGGAATAGAGGAATTTGTTTCGATTGCTTCATAATAAAGTGCAGAAGAGGAAGCCAGAAAAACATAATTCCTAATGTTAAAATCGCTGCAATCCATGCGTCTCGGTGTGCTGCTTCCAGTAAAAGAGGAATAACGATTACATGGTTCATTAAACCGATGGACAGCATTAATATGCAAGCAATTTGAACAATGTTTAATGGATGGGCTTTCACGATCTATCACCTTCTTTGTATTGGAATAGGATTTATTGTTTCCCAAAGGATGCAAATCCATTCTTTTTCAATAATAAGGATTGAGAAGTTAGAAAAATCTGATACAATAAACAAATAAGATTCATATAGGGGGGACGACAATTGTATATGGATTTGTTTGAAAACGACCAACCAGTTGCTTGCTTCTAAGGCGGAGCAAGCGCTCGCTCCGTCTGATAAAGAAAAAGAAAAAAGACGGAGGGAAACAAGATGAGACAAACTTTTTTCGGTTCCTTGTATTTATCGCTCGCTGCTGGCATCTGGGGCGGGATGTATGTCATTAGTAAATATGTGCTCGATTACATTCCACCATTCACACTTGTTTGGCTTCGGTATGCGGTTGCCTTTTTTGTATTATGGATGATATTACGCGTGCAGCGCGTTTCTGTTCCGAAAGAAAAGCAAGAGTGGAAGCTGATTATTTGGATTGGGATCATTGGTTACGTCCTTTCGATTTCTTTGCAATTCGTCGGTACGAAATGGTCGGATGCCCATACCGCTTCGCTCATTACATCGGCGACACCAGCATTCATTGTGCTCTTTGCCTGCTGGATGTTACACGAAGCGATTACGTGGCGAAAGTTGTTTGCGCTACTATTAGCAACAGCAGGGGTCGTTGTCGTCGTCGGATTAGGCGGCGGGGAGGCGACTTCGTTTGTAGGGAACGTATTATTAGTCGGTGCGGCGCTAACATGGGCGCTTTTATCGGTGCTCGTAAAAATCGCGTCTGCCCGACTGTCGGTATTAGTCATTACGACATATGCGATTTTCGTTGCGCTTGTTGGCACAACACCGATGATGGTGTGGGAGGTATGGAAGGAGGTACCGTTAACCTTTTCGTTGTCGATAGTCCTAGGGGTTCTTTACCTTGGTATTGTATCGACCGCATGGGCGTTTTTTCTTTGGAATAAAGGAATGGAAATGATGGATGCAGGGATTGGTTCGTTATTTTTCTTTTTCCAACCGCTCGTCGGCTCTTTGTTCGGCTGGTTGTTTTTACAAGAGCGATTGGATGTTCCGTTTTGGTTTGGCGGAGCGCTCATTATTACAGGAGTTGTCATTGCTGTCCTTGAGACAAAGCCATCGTAAGAGGAGGGAGAAAATGTCAAGTCGCGCCAAAGGATTAGCGATGGTAGTAACCGGTGCAACACTTTGGGGGCTGTCAGGGACAGCTGCGCAAATATTGTTTCAAGAAAAGCACGTCACGGCGGAATGGCTCGTAGCAGTAAGGATGGTATTGGCTGGTTTTGTGCTTGTCGTATTAAGCGCCTTCAAAGGGCTTGAGCCGTTGGCTATTTGGAAAGACCGAAAAAGCCGTTGGCAGCTTATTGTGTTCGGATTAGTTGGCATGCTTGGCGTGCAATATACGTACTTTTCTTCCATCGCCACCGGGAATGCTGCGACGGCTACGCTACTGCAATATTTAGCGCCGGTGTATATTGTTTTATATTCATTACTGTAGTTGAGCAATTTCAATTACAATAATTACCATGTAAAAGAGACAAACAGGGTACCCCTTATGCCACGTGGAGCTGTTTTTTCACGGTATCAATGGGAATATTTTGTTTCGCTGCATGGTAAATGAACTCCACGAGGCTATGTCCTTTTCTCTTGCGCAGGAGATCGAGCCCATCCGAAAAATCGCTGTTAGACTCGAATAGGCTGTACACGTAAGCAAGCTGCACCAAGATCCAGTAACGTTTCACCGCTCGATGATGACGAACGCGGTACCCATCGAGTTTCAGCTGGTCTTTCGCTTGACGGAAAAAACATTCGATCGACCAACGCTCGGCATAGTAGCGCAAGATGTCTTCGTCGCTTAGCTCCCAATCGGTGCTCAAGACGCAATGAAGATGTTCCGGTGTCATCGGTTGATCGGCTTTCCAAACAAGTAGCACCACCGCATCATCGAGACCGTTGAGCGCTCCTTCGTAACGATAGACGCGATAGCGCTCTTCTCCCACCGTGACGAGGCGGGTGTCATTCGGTTCGAGATAGCGGGCAAACTGCTTCGCTTGGATGGCGATGCCTTTCGGATAGAGAATCCGGTTCGTCTTAAGCATCGCGATGACGTGGAACCCTTTTTTCAAGCAGGCTTCCACGAGTGCTTTCGATGGATACCAAGAGTCCATCAGTACATAAACAGGACGACTCACATCCAAAGAAGAAAGCATCTCAATCGCGAGTTTTCCTTTGCTTTTTCCAGCCTCCTTGTCGTAGGGGCGAAAAGCAAACGGAAACGCTTGAGTCATCGTATGAACCATGAGCCAAACGAGAGAATGCCCCCAAATCGATTTTTTCTCTGTGTGAGAATAATGCCAATCACACCCTTGAATAGCGCATGTTGCCCGTGACGAAGGCTTCGTTTTTTGGCAAATCGTATCATCGATGGAAACAAAAATGGGTTGATTCTTCTGTTTGGCGATGCGTTCGACACGATGAAGCATCCACTGCTGGAGTTTGCGGAGCAATGTCTCTTCATCCCACGGACTTTTCGTGAAAAAATGGCTCAGTGTCGTGCGATGGTTCGGATGAAAACTCCCATGATGTAGATCGGTCAACGTTCCCGAAAAACCTTTCGTCACCATCGCATCCACGATATGAACGAGATGCTTCATCACAGGTTTCGAGAAATAAAGCGCCAACCCCAACGTCGTGAAAAACTTGTGGATTCCTTGATGATGTGCTAATCTATTCATGAGACATGAACCTCCTTGTGTGAATGGTTGGTAGCACATCTATTCTAACCAAGGAATCGGGTTCATGTCTTCTTTTTTGTCTCAATGTAAATTTATGTTATCGATTTTGCTCATCTACAGTTCATTAGTGAAAGAAAAACAAAAGCCGACGGTGAAAATTAGTTTCGCAGTTTTTTTAGCGCTTGCAGGCACGTTTTTACTAATGACAAACGGCACAACCAATCAGTTTACGGTTTCACTTGTGTCCGTCGTTTGGGGCGTGTTGTCTGGTGGCGCGTTAGCGTTTTATACGCTTGCTTCTGCCAAGCTATTAAAAACGTGGCAGACGATGCTTGTCGTTGGATGGGGGATGGTCATTGGCGGCACGGCGATGTGCTGGCTCATTCCATCGTTTGTCCCAACGAATATCGTATTCGGGGTCGATACGTGGCTATTAATTATTTTTGTCGTTCTTTTCGGGACGCTAATCGCGTTTTTACTATTTGTCGAAAGCATTCGCCATTTATCGCCGACGGAATCAAGTTTGTTGTCAAGCGTCGAGCCGCTATCTGCTGTCCTTGCCTCGATTGTTTTTTTACACGTTCCGTTTGGCATATTCCAAGCTGTCGGAGCAGCATGCATTCTATGGACGGTTTTTCTTCTTTCCGATCTACCGAAAAAACGAATGTACCGCAACATGGAAGGGGTGTAGCGATTCGCTACCCCCTTGTTGTTGCGGACGGAAATGTAATGGTTATCGTCGTTCCTTTTTGGATTTTGCTGTCAATTTTCCACGTCCCGTTCATTGTTTCAATCAATTTGACGGCCACCATCGCTCCGAGCCCTGTCCCTTTTTCTTTCGTGCTGAAATACGGCTCACCAAACCGACTAATTTGCTCGGCTGTCATCCCAATGCCGGTATCTGCAATCGCTACTATCACTTCTTCTCCTTTGCAGGAACAAGAAACGGTGACCGTGCCGCCTATCGGTGTTGCCTCGATGCTGTTTTTTACTAAGTTTAAAAAGCATTGTCGAAAATATTCGGCATTACCAATGATCATACACGGCTGGCACTTTTCAATGAGATGTACTCCATTCATTCTGGCGAATGGCTGCAATAAATGAGCCACTCGCTCCAACTCTTGTCCTACGATGAGCACTTCTTCTTTTTTCGGCGTCGGTTTGGCAAACGTTAAATAGTTGTTAATAATCGTTTCTGCACGGTCGATTTCTTCGAGGGCAATGTGCATGTATCGCTCTTGCGTTTCTTTTGGCATAGGCTGTGACTTCATTAATTGAAGAAATCCTCTTACTACGGTTAACGGATTGCGCACTTCATGAGAAATGCTCGCTGCGAGTTGGCTGACAATCTCCATTTTTTCGATTTTCACAAGCTTTGACCGCATGATGATTGCGTCTTTTAACGTTTCAAGAATGTAGACGATAAATAACATCGCAAACGGTGGGACTAAAATAAAATCAAAAATATAGGAATCGATGACTTGAAAATCAAAAAAGACGACCGCGATGACTGTTACTAAAATGTCAAGCAAAAGCGTCAGCCACATGGATGCAAATAATTTATCCGTACGATTTAGGCGGCGAAAGGCAGGAGAAGCCAAAGCAGCAATGATGAACATCGTGAAGTAGACGGCCACAGTGATCGGTTGAAATCCGTAAAAGAAAAACCGAACGGCAAGCAATATAAGCAACAAGGCGCTTCCTACGGTCCAACCTCCGTATAATGTGCCAATCAGAAATGGGATTTGCCGCAAATCATGAACGCAATTATACGCAATGTAAATCGGGAACTTCATGCACAGTAATAACGGGACTCCTGTGCAAATAATCAAAAGCAGCTGCTTATGACGAGTATTCGTTTTCCACCATTTTCCATGATCATAAATAAAATAATAGACAAACATGCTTGATAAAATGTAAAACAAGTTATTTAAAAGGTTCTGGTTGATATACGTTCCCATACACGATCTCCTAATCGACAAACATTTAACAATACTAATTATACGAAAAGACAGCGGGTTGAAAATACATTTTTCTCACCGAAATAGGGGAAATACGTTGTTTTTTTGTATGACGTGTACTATAATTAATAATACAGTTAGTATACATCATTTGGAAAGGAGGCGGGGTAGGAATGTTTGAGCTTGATATTCGCAGTCGGCAGCCAATTTATGAGCAGCTCGTCGAGAAAATGAAAGAACTCATCATCCATGAAGTATGGCAACCACACGAGCAGTTACCGTCTGTAAGACTGTTAGCGAAAGAGTTGACGATCAATCCGAATACGATCCAAAAAGCGTATCGCGAACTAGAGCACCAAGGCTACATTTATTCCATCCCTGGAAAAGGAAGCTTTGTCGCTCCGCAACCCCCGTCTATGAATCAAGAAAAAGCAGCAACGATGAAACAGCAAATGTTTAAACTATTATGCGAAGCGCTTTATATCGGGATGGCAAAAGAAGAGCTTTTAGCGCTAGTCGAGGCAGCAGAACAAACGGTAAAGGGGGAGAAAAACGATGATTGACGTTCGTGGTGTCCGGAAAGAATTCGCGGATGTAGAAGCGGTGAAAGAGGTGAGCCTTCATGTGGAGCGTGGTTCAATTTATGGATTGCTTGGCTCAAACGGCGCTGGAAAAACGACGCTGTTAAAAATGATCGCCGGCATTTACAAACAAGATCACGGCGACATTTTGATCGCTGGAGAACGAGTTTTTGAAAATACGAGCATTAAACAAAAACTGTTGTTTTTACCGGACGCGCTTTACTTTTTTCCACAAACGACGATTCGGCAAATGGCGCAATTTTATCGCGATGTTTATCCGTCATGGAACGAGGAACGGTTTGTTCAATTACAAGAAGCATTTCCACTTGATCTCGATAAAAAAATTCACCGCATGTCAAAAGGAATGCAGCGACAAGCAGCGTTTTGGCTTGCGTTTTCTGCCATGCCGGATGTGATGATTCTTGATGAACCGCTTGACGGATTAGATGCGGTCATGCGGCAAAAGGTGAAAAATTTACTCGTGCAAGATGTTGCCGAGCGACAGATGACTGTCATCATTTCTTCGCACAATTTGCGCGAAGTGGAAGACCTTTGTGATCATATTGGTATTTTGCATAAAGGCGAAGTGATTTTAGAAAAAGAACTGGACGATGTAAAAGCAGACGTGCATAAAATTCAAGTGGCCTTTCGCGGCGGCATTCCGTCTTCTTTTTTAAGCGGGTTGCATGTCGTGTATCAAGAACAGCGCGGCAGCGTCCTTCTTTGCATCGTTCGCGGGCAAAAAGAGCGGGTAGAATCGTATATTCACCAATTTGAGCCGGTCATTTTCGATGTACTGCCGCTAACATTGGAAGAAATTTTTGTGTATGAAATGGGAGGGGTTGGGTATGCCATCGAAAATATTCTCGTATAACCGTTCGCTATTTGTGCAAAATGTCCGAAACATTGGCTGGATCGGCATTGTTCATCTTCTTTTATTGTTTGCGGCCATTCCGCTGCGGATACTGATGATTTATACGAATCAAAAACGCGATTATTCGCCGGTTTTTCATAACGTGTTTGAGTTTTCCAACGTGTTTCAGGGGATGATTGCGTTTACCGTTCCAGTGCTGTTAGCGATCTTTTTATTCCGCTATATGCAAATGAAACGATCCGCTGATTATATGCATAGCTTGCCGCTTCGGCGTGAAACGTTGTTTTTTCAACAAATGACATTTGGCGCTCTTATGCTCGTTATTCCTGTGCTAGCTACAGTGCTTTTAACGGCTTTGTTATGTCAGTTGCCATTGGAAAATATGCACATTTCTGCCGCGGATCTCGTTCGTTGGACGGCAGAGATGTTACTTATGGAGCTGTTTGTCTTTAGTGCGAGCGTATGGGTAGGTATGTTTACAGGCATATCCGTATTGCAAGGGGCGTTCGCTTACATTTTGTTTTTATTCCCAGCCGGCATTTCAGTACTTATCCTTATGAATATGCGCTATGTGTTGTCCGGATTTGCCGCGGACTATTATTTAAGTGCGAATCTAGAACGGATCGTACCATTTTTCCGGTTTGTAGAACTAGCAGACAAACCGTTGGCTTCGTTCGAAATGGCAAGATATGCGTTGGCAATCGTAGTATGTTACTTATTGTCTATTTGGCTATACAAACAGCGGCATAGCGAAGCGGCAGGTCAAGCGATTGCTTTTCCAGTACTTCAACCGGTCTTTTCATTCGGCGTGACGTTTTGTTTTATGCTCGTTGGCGGGTTGTATTTTGGCGAAACACAGCGAAGCCTCGGTTGGATTTTGTTTGGGTATGTGACGTTTTCTCTTGTCGGGTTTTTTATTGCGTCTGCCATTATTGAAAAAACGTGGCGTATTTTCCACCGTTGGAAAGAATATGCCGTCTTTATCGTGGCAATAGTCGTCATCGGCAGCCTTGTTCGTTTCGACATCACCGGCTATGAAAAGCGCCAGCCAGCGTTATCTGACATTCAGCGCGTCTATTTTGGCGAATCGGTGTATCAATTTGAGCGGCAAACCGAGAAGCAATATATTTCGTACGTTCAATCCGATCAATTTTTACAAACGACGCAAAATATAAAAAACGTGTACGCTTTCCATCGCCAATTAATTGAAGACCGTCCGACGTCGTTTGCGTTCGGAGAAAATACCCGCCAAGTCGTCATCGGCTATGTATTAAAAAACGGGGAAAAAATGGTGAGAATGTACTCGATTCCAATAAACGAGTACAAACCTTTTTACGAAGCGATTATGGAATCACGGGAATATAAACACAACTACTACTTGTTATTGCAAGACAATGTGTCGCCGATTCGTCAAATCACGCTTCGGGCGGAAGAAAAAACGGTTCAAATCGCAGATCCAAAACAAATCGAGTCGTTTATCGCGGTGTTGAAAACGGAGCTAAAAGAAGAGCCATTTACCGAGATGATTTCCCCAACCAATGACTGGGGGACGATTGAACTGTTGCAAGGAGACGGCGACCAAATGCAGCTTTCGTGGAAAAAATCGTACGCTAGAATCGATGCGTGGCTGAAACAACACGACTTGCTTTCCAAAGCAAGAATAACAGCAGACGATATTCAATACGCCATCGTGGTTAAAAACGATGCGCGCACACCGCTTTATAACCTAGTAGAAAATCCGACGTTTGTAAAAGAGCTAGAAACAAGAACCGACGTGTTGCGCATTACGGATAAAAAGCAGCTAGAAGAGTGCTTGCAAAAAGCATCGTCTTATAAAACGGAATCGCGCTATATTATCGCCTTTTACCGTACCGCTCACGCTGAACCAGAATGGCATGTGATCGATGAAGAAGCGCTTCCATCGTTTATTCGCGAGCAATTGCCATAAAAAGTGTCCCGTTAAGGGGCGCTTTTTTTCGTATAAACGAAGCAAAGCCATACATCTTTTAACGATTAAGCTCGTTTTTATTCAAATATTTATTTGAATGTATTGACGGATTGGAAGCTCGTTTCATATACTATATTCAAACCAATATTTGAATATGGAAGGTGCGAAGATGGCAAAAGATATGTGTGAAGTCGTTTGTGTCGATGAAGAGAAAGTGCGTGCGCTAAAAGGGCAAATGGAAGACTTACAGGGAGTACAGCAGCTGTTTAAAGCGCTTGCGGATGGCACGCGGTTAAAGATTATTTATGCATTGACGTTAGAAGAAGAGTTGTGTGTGTGATGTCGCCAATATTATCGGGTCGACAGTGGCCACAGCATCACACCATTTGCGTTTTCTACGCGATATGGGGCTAGCGAAACATCGGAAAGAAGGAAAGCTTGTGTTCTACTCGTTACAAGACGAGCATGTGCATCAGCTTGTATCGATAGCGCTCGTACACGCAAAGGAGTTGAAAAACGATGGAGAATAAACAAGTATATCGGCTTCAAGGGCTTTCTTGTGCGAATTGTGCCGCGCAATTCGAAAAAAATGTGAAAGCGATTGAAACGGTGGAAGAGGCGCATGTCAACTTCGGGGCGGCGAAATTAACGGTCGTTGGCACGGCGACGCTTGACCAATTAGAAAAAGCAGGGGCGTTTGATGGGATTCATGTCATTCCAGAACATGAGCGGAAGGAAGTACCGCACGTTCCCTTTTGGAAAAAACGGGCGAATGTTCTTGCATTCATTTCCGCTGTTTTTCTTGTGATTGGCTACCTCATTTCGTTTGTTAAAGGCGAGCAGCACGGACTAGTGACTGGCATGTTCGCCTTGGCGATTGTCATCGGTGGGTATGATTTGTTTCGAGCAGGGCTAGCGAATTTAGGACGTCTTCAGTTTGATATGAAAACGCTCATGACAATTGCCATCATTGGCGCAGCGCTCATCGGGGAATGGAAAGAAGGCGCCGTTGTTGTGTTTTTATTTGCGGTTAGCGAGGCGCTTGAGCGATACTCGATGGAGCGGGCACGCCGCTCGATTCGCCATTTAATGGATCTTGCACCGAAAAAAGCGCTTGTGCGACGAGGCAATCGAGAATATGAAGTGGATGTCGATGATTTGCAAGTCAATGATATCATCGTCGTTAAGCCAGGCCAAAAAATAGCAGCGGATGGGGTTGTCATCAACGGCGCTTCTTCCGTTAACGAAGCCGCGATTACAGGGGAGTCGCTACCGGTGTATAAAACGGTCGGCGATGACGTGTATGCGGGAACATTGAATGAAGAAGGAGCGCTAGAAGTGCGTATGACGAAGCGAGTGGGTGATTCAACGATTGTGAAAATCATTCATCTTGTCGAAGAAGCGCAAGCGGAACGAGCTCCGTCGCAGCAGTTTGTCGACCGGTTCGCCCGCTATTATACGCCGGCAATTATGGCGATTGCGGCGCTTGTTGCCATTTTGCCACCATTATTGTTTTCAGAGGATTGGAAAACGTGGATTTATCGCGGGTTAGCGGTATTAGTAGTCGGTTGTCCGTGTGCGCTCGTCATTAGCACGCCGGTGGCCATTGTGACCGCCATCGGTCGAGCAGCTCGGCTTGGTGTGTTGATTAAAGGCGGCGTCTATTTAGAAACGTTAGGTCGGCTTCAAGCGATTGCTTTTGATAAAACAGGAACGTTGACA contains these protein-coding regions:
- a CDS encoding heavy metal translocating P-type ATPase, yielding MENKQVYRLQGLSCANCAAQFEKNVKAIETVEEAHVNFGAAKLTVVGTATLDQLEKAGAFDGIHVIPEHERKEVPHVPFWKKRANVLAFISAVFLVIGYLISFVKGEQHGLVTGMFALAIVIGGYDLFRAGLANLGRLQFDMKTLMTIAIIGAALIGEWKEGAVVVFLFAVSEALERYSMERARRSIRHLMDLAPKKALVRRGNREYEVDVDDLQVNDIIVVKPGQKIAADGVVINGASSVNEAAITGESLPVYKTVGDDVYAGTLNEEGALEVRMTKRVGDSTIVKIIHLVEEAQAERAPSQQFVDRFARYYTPAIMAIAALVAILPPLLFSEDWKTWIYRGLAVLVVGCPCALVISTPVAIVTAIGRAARLGVLIKGGVYLETLGRLQAIAFDKTGTLTKGMPEVTDIRTFHERSEEELLHLSACMEKYSQHPLAAAIVRKAKERALPLDNFDVTNFRSMTGKGITATVNGATYYVGSPALFSDHLLSQDIRDVIQALQQEGKTVVVVGDTEQVFGVIAISDQVREQVASVVQQLRAAGVTDIVMVTGDNQATANAIGKAAGITEVRAELLPEDKLHIIKEMKQQYGRIAMVGDGVNDAPALAAADVGIAMGRNGTDVALETADIVLMADDLQQLPYAIRLSRRTLRIIQQNIAVAFLLKLLALIFIVPGWLTLWMAIFADMGATLIVLFNSLRLMRV